In Gossypium arboreum isolate Shixiya-1 chromosome 5, ASM2569848v2, whole genome shotgun sequence, a single genomic region encodes these proteins:
- the LOC108451264 gene encoding uncharacterized protein LOC108451264 codes for MTSNRADPNEVESNAQAFVHRVASSGTRPVSEGWEGEAKEAFFHMMSEWCGSLEHYIRDCLEKSEKEKVQTIRLSSTVARGRPPRNPGNISSNHGVTKDSAVRSEARAPTKAYAIHERKKASVLDVITGTFSIFDIDVTVLIDPRSTHLYVCTNLVSNKNLPIKSTEFVVNVLNPLHQYVFVDKVCKNCPLIQGYSFPDDLILLPFGKFDVILSMDWLNLDDVTMNCE; via the exons ATGACGTCCAACCGAGCTGACCCCAATGAAGTTGAGAGTAATGCTCAGGCCTTTGTTCATAGAGTAGCATCGAGTGGTACAAGGCCTGTATCTGAGGGCTGGGaaggagaggctaaggaagccttcttccacatgatgagcgaatg GTGTGGTTCCCTTGAACATTATATTAGAGATTGCCTAGAGAAATCCGAGAAAGAAAAAGTTCAGACTATAAGGTTGAGTAGCACTGTTGCGAGAGGCAGACCACCTCGTAATCCTGGAAATATAAGTAGTAATCATGGTGTAACAAAAGATTCTGCTGTGAGATCTGAAGCACGAGCACCAACTAAGGCTTACGCTATCCATGAACGGAAGAAAGCTTCTGtgctagatgttattactggcACTTTCTCTATCTTTGATATTGATGTTACTGTTTTGATTGATCCGAGATCAACCCATTTGTATGTATGCACGAATTTAGTATCAAATAAGAATTTACCTATTAAGTCCACTGAATTCGTGGTTAATGTGTTGAACCCCCTACATCAATATGTGTttgttgataaggtttgcaagaactGTCCGTTGATTCAGGGTTACAGTTTTCCAGATGATTTGATTCTCTTGCCATTTGGtaagtttgatgtgattttgagCATGGATTGGTTGAATCTAGACGATGTTACTATGAACTGTGAATGA